Proteins encoded in a region of the Vibrio ponticus genome:
- a CDS encoding DUF4145 domain-containing protein has protein sequence MHVQPHFENNTQDNFSFLKDGLEELYNQAVLAERYYFTDPQSSLAKMRLFVELACHELGKQFKLRPPVHGDLANKIKMLQASQRVDEWVIDEMNHLRYDGNRSVHMTEVNGAYIAKLSISRARMQKHMNSLYEIAHYVGQMVLGTPARCTYTWQEPNSCELSLFVADALKGSKEASFYLATRFYNELLEMSQQVGDTRWWRKEHYLDKQADLTYWLEKTHRLGHEQSWLLLAKCYANKLLQEESSRDAKLCFKQALNIDQSGEAAFEFGSYLIEREEHKLGVNYIRQAAEQGYHPALSSELSRAFKTKVQQSEWLELALEHRVPEAFTADVACKLKAFEAEQTESALKALRSSLVTAQARRAPAVGFFQSYVELTVNKVSDTQSARKKMVDEYPCMPTYLEVELLLFKQIAEDPAHYDLMLDIYHDALKQASDELGVADVKYSIVKHALVIAAEKFKLRAGVKTPKPIPTLLKEAADAGHAEARRFVNSAEGKAVLKKVGFTSQGKMQKDAAQKLKNKRKRKMVKKVKRK, from the coding sequence ATGCATGTTCAACCACACTTTGAGAATAATACCCAAGACAACTTCTCTTTTCTTAAAGATGGTCTAGAGGAGTTGTATAACCAAGCAGTATTAGCAGAGCGTTATTACTTCACCGACCCTCAGTCGAGCTTAGCAAAAATGCGCCTATTTGTTGAATTAGCATGCCACGAGTTGGGTAAGCAGTTTAAATTGCGCCCACCTGTTCATGGTGATCTTGCGAACAAAATTAAGATGCTTCAAGCGTCGCAACGTGTTGATGAATGGGTGATCGATGAGATGAATCATTTGCGATATGACGGCAATCGCTCAGTACACATGACAGAAGTGAATGGTGCCTATATTGCGAAACTTTCGATTTCTCGCGCACGCATGCAAAAACACATGAATAGTCTGTATGAGATTGCTCATTATGTTGGACAAATGGTTTTAGGAACTCCAGCACGGTGTACTTATACGTGGCAAGAGCCAAACTCTTGTGAACTGAGTTTATTTGTTGCCGATGCACTTAAAGGCTCAAAAGAAGCGAGCTTCTACCTTGCAACTCGATTCTATAATGAACTGTTAGAAATGAGTCAGCAAGTGGGTGACACACGCTGGTGGCGAAAAGAGCATTATCTTGATAAGCAGGCTGATTTAACATACTGGCTTGAAAAAACACATCGCTTAGGGCATGAACAGAGTTGGTTACTTTTAGCAAAGTGTTATGCAAATAAGTTGCTGCAAGAAGAAAGTTCACGCGATGCGAAACTGTGTTTTAAGCAGGCGTTGAATATAGATCAATCGGGCGAGGCTGCATTTGAGTTTGGTTCTTACTTGATTGAACGAGAAGAGCATAAACTTGGCGTAAACTATATTCGCCAGGCTGCCGAGCAAGGCTACCACCCAGCGTTATCATCTGAGCTGAGTCGAGCATTTAAAACAAAAGTTCAACAAAGTGAGTGGTTGGAACTTGCTTTAGAACATCGTGTGCCCGAAGCATTTACTGCTGATGTTGCATGCAAACTGAAGGCTTTTGAAGCAGAGCAAACGGAAAGTGCGCTAAAAGCATTACGTTCTTCGTTAGTCACCGCACAGGCTCGCCGTGCGCCAGCAGTCGGTTTCTTCCAATCTTACGTTGAACTAACGGTTAACAAAGTATCGGATACCCAAAGTGCGCGAAAGAAAATGGTCGATGAGTACCCATGCATGCCAACCTATTTAGAGGTTGAACTGCTTCTATTTAAACAAATTGCCGAAGATCCAGCGCATTATGATTTGATGTTAGACATCTATCACGACGCATTAAAACAAGCGTCAGATGAGTTAGGAGTTGCAGATGTAAAGTATTCAATCGTAAAACATGCGTTGGTTATCGCGGCAGAGAAGTTCAAACTACGTGCGGGCGTGAAAACGCCCAAGCCAATTCCTACCTTGTTAAAAGAAGCCGCAGATGCAGGGCACGCTGAGGCTCGACGCTTCGTAAACAGCGCAGAGGGTAAAGCCGTGCTGAAAAAAGTTGGCTTTACTTCTCAGGGGAAAATGCAGAAAGATGCAGCACAAAAACTGAAGAATAAACGTAAGCGTAAGATGGTAAAGAAAGTAAAGCGCAAGTGA
- a CDS encoding 6-pyruvoyl trahydropterin synthase family protein, whose product MNLFVRDLTVIDSSYLCDKRGMVGESWILDISLSGELNEMSMVLDFGQVKKQIKQLVDNHVDHKLLVPTKSKQVCVTSTQQGYSAVDLIRGEQGIHLHCPDEALCLVDANRITISSVIKHLYAILKAHLPQNVNDLELTLRTENIDGAFYHYSHGLKKHDGNCQRIAHGHRSPIELIVDGARDSQLEAQFASRWRDIYLGSKEDQTTIADLSMNTRSTGISDDTHYAFKYTAPQGQFELAIAKNETEVLESDTTIELLVNYIADEVKKELKNEQHLKVVAYEGVGKGAIAVR is encoded by the coding sequence GTGAACCTTTTTGTTCGAGATCTCACCGTTATAGACTCTTCTTACCTATGTGATAAACGTGGAATGGTAGGTGAGAGTTGGATTTTAGATATAAGCCTATCTGGTGAACTTAACGAGATGAGTATGGTGCTGGATTTCGGTCAAGTAAAAAAACAAATCAAGCAATTAGTTGATAATCATGTTGACCACAAACTATTAGTGCCAACTAAAAGCAAACAAGTATGCGTCACCAGTACACAACAAGGATACTCAGCCGTCGACCTGATCCGCGGAGAGCAAGGTATTCACTTACATTGCCCAGATGAAGCGCTTTGCTTAGTAGATGCTAATAGAATTACTATTTCTAGTGTTATCAAGCACCTCTACGCTATACTCAAAGCACATCTACCACAGAATGTGAATGACCTAGAATTAACTTTGAGAACTGAAAATATCGATGGTGCTTTCTACCATTACTCGCATGGTTTGAAGAAACACGACGGTAACTGCCAGCGCATTGCTCACGGACACCGTTCTCCAATTGAACTGATTGTGGATGGTGCACGTGATTCACAACTAGAAGCGCAGTTTGCCTCTCGCTGGCGAGACATTTATCTTGGTTCAAAAGAAGATCAAACAACTATTGCCGATCTTTCAATGAATACTCGCAGCACTGGAATCAGCGATGATACTCACTACGCTTTCAAATACACAGCCCCACAAGGTCAATTCGAACTTGCTATTGCAAAAAATGAAACCGAAGTGCTCGAATCTGACACCACCATCGAGTTACTCGTCAATTACATCGCCGATGAAGTAAAAAAAGAACTAAAAAATGAGCAACATTTAAAAGTAGTTGCTTATGAAGGTGTCGGTAAAGGTGCGATCGCAGTTAGATAA
- a CDS encoding DGQHR domain-containing protein, with amino-acid sequence MSEVLRIKVIQEVVNGVTVYTGWIEGKKVRDVAKIVHITREGEYIHGYQRSELPKHIESITDYVESKNSTILANLVIGFNESVKFEPIAEGSEFGHLVVPYDPELPSSELPGAIVDGQQRSGGVKNSHHESYPLPVSIFISENESDYIQQFLILNLGKPLTSVQLNALALYDDIYKPPALAEKAFPLSMCEELGFRNADSPLYGLIKSNGNKDGMIAESSITEFVTNVQRQLLSVVGVRVYQELDDVTRAQFIQVIKNFWSAVATVFVDDWAKKSRDMKRTYITHGTSIIGFSYLCRHMLRVFLTPAKNVNNESILSSELPSPAFFIKELSIIKDDCHFSSEHWELGLLKTNQKDENGDDLTIKYTRRWNDFQNTTSEKQLFATNILRIYEVNKGWREDYDIYID; translated from the coding sequence ATGTCAGAAGTATTAAGAATTAAAGTTATTCAAGAGGTAGTAAATGGTGTAACTGTTTACACTGGTTGGATAGAAGGAAAAAAAGTTCGCGACGTTGCTAAAATTGTGCATATTACTCGTGAAGGTGAGTATATACATGGCTACCAACGTAGTGAACTACCAAAGCATATTGAGTCCATTACCGACTACGTTGAGTCAAAAAACTCTACAATTTTGGCTAACTTGGTTATTGGTTTTAATGAGTCAGTAAAATTCGAGCCTATCGCTGAAGGCTCTGAATTTGGTCATTTAGTTGTCCCTTATGATCCTGAGCTTCCATCAAGTGAACTCCCTGGTGCAATTGTAGATGGTCAACAACGTTCTGGCGGTGTTAAAAATAGTCATCATGAGAGTTACCCTCTTCCGGTGTCTATCTTCATCTCAGAAAACGAATCTGACTACATCCAGCAATTTCTAATCTTGAATTTAGGTAAACCACTGACATCTGTGCAATTGAATGCGCTAGCCCTTTATGATGATATTTATAAACCACCAGCGTTAGCAGAAAAAGCGTTCCCGCTTTCTATGTGTGAAGAGTTAGGTTTCCGCAATGCCGACTCACCTCTCTACGGTTTAATTAAGTCAAATGGGAACAAAGATGGCATGATAGCCGAGTCATCTATCACTGAGTTTGTTACAAACGTACAGCGACAACTTCTAAGTGTCGTGGGCGTTCGCGTATATCAAGAACTAGATGACGTTACTCGCGCGCAGTTTATTCAGGTAATCAAAAATTTCTGGAGTGCTGTTGCTACGGTTTTTGTTGACGATTGGGCAAAGAAATCTCGTGATATGAAGCGTACTTACATCACTCACGGTACCTCTATCATCGGTTTTTCATACTTATGTCGCCACATGTTGCGAGTGTTCTTAACGCCTGCAAAGAATGTGAATAACGAATCTATTTTGAGCTCTGAATTACCATCCCCGGCATTTTTTATTAAAGAGTTATCTATTATAAAGGATGACTGCCACTTTAGTAGTGAGCACTGGGAATTGGGTTTGCTGAAAACTAATCAAAAAGATGAAAATGGCGATGACCTGACGATCAAATATACACGCCGTTGGAATGATTTCCAAAATACAACATCAGAAAAACAATTGTTTGCAACAAACATTCTTCGTATTTACGAAGTGAATAAAGGTTGGCGTGAAGATTACGATATCTACATCGACTAA
- the dpdA gene encoding tRNA-guanine transglycosylase DpdA: MTKFRFYFPDNKDFVDPNFDGRDNSRTKYHRAYDDDHYPHEILTELPFDGMLISLAGVGTMQKRGKYYEQELTEDFYFLGAREFLRLNKSKFQDVKLMGDCGAFDYHAEKEPPFTVEELIEFYDRGGFDYGISLDHIVFPYFKNEEAKDEFVKNNGSHVFHELIQESERRIKITLDNAETFLEKSQGYSFEAYGVAHGYDKTSFIRSVKELQEIGYRRITIGGMIKAKTDEILDLLESLNQVRHPDTEFHLLGICRFDNIPAYVKAGVTSADSTSPLMQGLKGGKYYSLSEETEKAKVEESLMIRARQCDHKNVQDHIEKYRDELHNHIRTMGQNNEYDIDLSNTALSVNECVKRLELDCLKKLQQYDETALDLEGTVKALIAYEKVTNEAYLPSKMTPSKLTALSRGEVKYRNFLEERKWRQCTCGICKGGLMNIIFRSNQSNRRRGIHNLAIVTKHKNRVIRSLETIVK; the protein is encoded by the coding sequence GTGACTAAGTTCCGTTTCTACTTTCCAGACAACAAAGACTTTGTCGACCCAAACTTTGATGGTCGTGACAACAGTCGAACTAAATATCATCGTGCATATGATGATGACCACTACCCACATGAGATCCTAACGGAACTTCCATTTGATGGAATGCTAATTTCTTTAGCGGGTGTTGGCACAATGCAAAAGCGTGGCAAGTACTACGAGCAAGAACTGACTGAAGACTTTTACTTCCTCGGCGCACGCGAATTTCTGCGTCTAAATAAATCGAAGTTTCAAGACGTAAAGCTAATGGGTGACTGTGGAGCGTTTGACTATCACGCAGAAAAAGAGCCTCCATTTACAGTAGAAGAACTTATTGAGTTTTATGACCGTGGTGGTTTTGACTACGGCATCTCACTCGACCACATTGTTTTCCCATACTTTAAAAACGAAGAAGCAAAAGACGAGTTCGTCAAAAACAATGGTTCACATGTATTCCATGAGTTAATACAAGAAAGCGAACGTCGCATCAAAATTACGTTAGATAATGCTGAGACCTTCTTGGAAAAGTCACAAGGTTATTCATTCGAAGCCTACGGTGTTGCTCATGGCTACGATAAAACCTCATTTATTCGCTCAGTAAAAGAGCTTCAAGAGATTGGATACCGAAGAATAACTATCGGAGGTATGATCAAAGCTAAAACTGACGAAATTCTTGATTTACTTGAGAGCCTAAATCAAGTTCGCCATCCAGATACTGAATTCCATTTACTAGGCATTTGCCGTTTTGACAATATTCCAGCCTATGTAAAGGCGGGGGTAACTAGTGCAGATAGTACATCCCCTCTTATGCAAGGACTTAAAGGTGGTAAGTACTACTCACTTTCAGAAGAAACTGAGAAAGCCAAAGTTGAAGAATCATTAATGATTCGAGCAAGACAATGTGATCACAAAAATGTTCAAGATCATATTGAAAAATATCGTGACGAGTTACATAACCATATCCGAACGATGGGTCAAAACAATGAGTACGATATCGATCTGTCCAATACTGCACTATCAGTCAATGAATGCGTAAAGCGTCTAGAACTAGATTGCCTTAAAAAGTTGCAACAATATGATGAAACGGCGCTTGATCTTGAAGGTACAGTCAAAGCACTAATTGCTTACGAGAAAGTAACAAATGAAGCATATCTCCCTTCAAAAATGACGCCATCGAAACTTACGGCGTTAAGTCGTGGAGAAGTCAAATACCGGAACTTTCTTGAGGAACGCAAGTGGCGTCAATGTACTTGTGGTATTTGTAAAGGTGGATTGATGAACATTATTTTCCGTTCAAATCAGTCAAATCGCCGCCGTGGTATCCATAACCTAGCGATAGTTACTAAGCACAAAAATCGTGTAATTAGATCACTTGAGACAATAGTGAAGTAA
- a CDS encoding DUF6884 domain-containing protein: MSQIHLLIPCTARKTLDVPLAMNIKEHVSDSIQETLTNWQTAFSEQQTNKVQARDLYAGQAFSSLRALADKMGLSLKILSAGFGLIDGTIELPSYNATFAPNVNRVPTPKKLWWNAVSSSALPSSSIVETFSRHKSDYFIIVASNEYLQAIQDDLVETLRTFSNASNQMAIIATSIPSTLIEYSSCFVQCSSAVLRHSTSIKPGLSLTNRHITAIASHLFLSKLDLTNPNFNDTICVLNEEFAKLTHKTRVDRPKQTDKFIIEFIETQILTDGKRQLPVAQAHKRLRDAGYACEDKRFSNLYKQVKSEKGLS; the protein is encoded by the coding sequence ATGAGCCAAATACACTTACTAATTCCTTGTACAGCCAGAAAGACTTTAGATGTTCCACTCGCTATGAATATCAAAGAACATGTTTCTGACTCAATACAAGAAACTCTAACTAACTGGCAGACAGCGTTCTCTGAGCAACAAACTAATAAAGTACAAGCCAGGGATTTATACGCAGGACAAGCATTTTCTAGTCTCAGAGCACTTGCTGATAAAATGGGGCTCTCTCTAAAGATTCTTTCGGCTGGATTTGGCTTAATTGACGGCACAATTGAGTTACCGAGTTACAATGCCACCTTTGCGCCTAACGTGAACCGCGTTCCTACACCGAAAAAACTATGGTGGAATGCCGTAAGCAGTTCTGCTCTTCCAAGTTCATCAATAGTCGAAACCTTCTCAAGGCATAAAAGTGACTACTTTATTATCGTTGCAAGCAATGAGTATCTACAAGCGATACAAGATGACTTAGTAGAGACCCTCCGTACTTTCTCAAATGCGTCTAATCAAATGGCTATCATCGCGACATCCATTCCATCAACATTAATAGAGTATTCTTCGTGCTTCGTTCAATGCTCAAGTGCTGTGTTAAGACATTCTACATCCATTAAACCTGGACTAAGCCTTACAAATAGGCATATTACCGCAATAGCATCACACTTGTTTTTAAGTAAATTAGATCTTACAAATCCAAACTTCAATGATACTATCTGCGTCCTAAATGAAGAGTTCGCGAAGCTAACCCACAAAACTAGAGTTGATAGACCGAAACAAACAGATAAGTTCATAATAGAGTTCATTGAAACTCAGATACTTACTGATGGAAAACGACAATTACCTGTAGCACAAGCACACAAGCGACTTCGAGATGCTGGCTATGCATGTGAAGATAAGCGATTCTCGAATCTCTACAAACAAGTTAAATCAGAAAAAGGTTTATCGTGA
- the dpdA gene encoding tRNA-guanine transglycosylase DpdA, translating into MKYFFPDSQDFVDPNFNFETEKHKPLRVIQRDDVYAHHLLPRPYDGILISKSIVEGLPGRTDRTRYTKGQKYRLYREGAHRFFRFDDNYLVMGDSGAFSYISEDTPPYTTDDLIDFYVKSKVDSGVSLDHVIVGYNDRKCHLPDDVQIKNETRVEISLNNAEELLARKSEYSFVPYGVAQGWDLDSYIESVRSLKSMGYKHITIGGIVTLDSTQICNLLDEIHYQVPGHYGIHLLGIGRVDILPYVAKRGVISVDSTTPLKQSFLSEKRNFRLNGESFCAIRLPQSFANNKVKQLISSGRISQDLVRKLEYTALEAIRLYGLRQLGLGETLSAVQDYEHLVFGRKHALEFEYKRTLEARPWESCGCNICRDIGIEVVVFRGTERNKRRAFHNLQDFYKNLVGIYDKKKALRIQQSSEVELFQLNMNLKEIEAISTITRVMRDEHELKGYQRTEVRNHISNIADYIDSEGAIIPNSIIMSLNSDVECKWIADDLFELTIPERARSALIVDGQQRIAALRLSGRQDFYLPVCVFINDDEEFERQQFLLINSAKPLSKSLIYELLPHANGFFNQELTRRKLPSLIVQLLNYQADSPLYGLVKLITNPTGIIADNSLMKMIDNSLREGALYAFSDRAQETCEPEDCAKMLSLLFDYFRAVKSVFSNDWGKKPKDSRLFHGAGIVALGQLFDEIFYTFDIDDSEISFCECAKKKLERLKPFCNWSSGFWDFGLDPDGQPIVKKWNQIQNLSQDISLVTDYLVRLYDLQEREVVLVKSQ; encoded by the coding sequence ATGAAGTACTTTTTTCCAGATAGCCAAGACTTCGTCGATCCGAATTTTAATTTTGAAACTGAGAAGCACAAACCTTTGCGAGTCATTCAGCGCGACGATGTGTACGCTCATCATCTACTACCTCGCCCTTATGATGGTATCTTAATTTCAAAGTCAATTGTTGAGGGTTTGCCTGGAAGAACAGATAGAACTCGGTACACAAAAGGACAGAAATACAGGTTGTATCGAGAGGGTGCCCATCGATTCTTCCGGTTTGATGACAACTATTTAGTTATGGGTGATAGCGGTGCTTTTTCATATATCAGTGAAGATACACCACCGTATACAACGGACGACTTGATCGACTTTTACGTTAAGTCAAAAGTTGATAGTGGCGTTTCTTTAGACCATGTGATAGTGGGGTATAACGATCGTAAGTGCCATTTACCAGATGATGTTCAAATAAAAAATGAAACGCGAGTTGAGATATCTCTAAACAATGCAGAAGAGCTTTTAGCCAGAAAGAGTGAGTATTCATTTGTGCCGTACGGGGTGGCTCAAGGTTGGGACTTAGATAGTTACATCGAATCAGTTCGATCGTTGAAATCTATGGGTTACAAGCATATCACTATTGGCGGAATAGTTACTTTAGACTCAACGCAGATTTGTAACTTGTTGGATGAAATTCATTATCAGGTGCCGGGGCATTATGGCATTCATTTGCTTGGCATCGGGCGAGTCGATATTTTGCCGTACGTTGCGAAGCGCGGTGTGATTAGTGTAGACAGTACGACACCTTTAAAGCAGTCTTTCCTCAGTGAAAAGCGTAATTTTCGATTAAATGGCGAGTCTTTTTGCGCGATACGTTTACCACAGTCATTTGCAAACAATAAAGTAAAGCAGTTGATATCTTCTGGAAGAATCAGCCAAGATTTGGTTCGAAAATTGGAGTATACGGCTCTTGAAGCGATTAGATTGTATGGTTTACGCCAATTGGGCTTGGGTGAAACATTATCTGCCGTACAGGATTATGAACATTTAGTTTTTGGTCGAAAACATGCTCTTGAGTTTGAATATAAGCGTACTTTGGAAGCACGCCCCTGGGAGAGTTGTGGTTGCAATATTTGTCGCGATATTGGTATTGAGGTGGTTGTCTTTCGTGGGACTGAAAGGAATAAACGAAGGGCATTTCATAACTTGCAGGATTTCTATAAAAATTTGGTAGGGATATATGATAAAAAAAAAGCGTTGAGAATACAGCAAAGCAGTGAGGTTGAACTTTTCCAACTCAATATGAACTTAAAGGAAATAGAAGCAATATCAACAATCACTCGGGTAATGCGTGACGAACATGAACTCAAAGGTTACCAAAGAACAGAGGTTCGTAACCATATCAGTAATATAGCTGACTATATTGACTCTGAGGGTGCGATTATCCCTAACTCAATAATTATGAGTTTAAATAGTGATGTAGAGTGTAAATGGATAGCCGATGATTTATTTGAATTAACCATTCCTGAGCGGGCGAGAAGCGCTTTGATTGTTGATGGCCAGCAAAGAATAGCAGCATTGCGGTTGTCAGGAAGGCAAGATTTTTACCTACCAGTATGTGTGTTTATTAATGATGATGAGGAGTTTGAGCGACAGCAGTTTTTGTTGATCAACTCAGCGAAACCCTTGTCGAAAAGCTTAATCTATGAGTTGCTTCCTCATGCGAACGGTTTCTTTAATCAAGAGTTAACCAGACGTAAGTTACCATCACTAATTGTTCAGTTGCTTAATTATCAAGCAGACTCTCCACTTTATGGCTTGGTTAAGCTTATTACCAATCCCACAGGTATTATTGCTGATAATTCACTGATGAAAATGATTGATAACAGTTTGCGAGAGGGGGCTTTGTACGCGTTTAGTGATAGGGCACAAGAAACATGCGAGCCTGAAGATTGTGCTAAAATGCTCAGCCTGCTCTTTGATTATTTTAGAGCCGTAAAAAGTGTTTTTTCAAATGATTGGGGGAAGAAGCCTAAAGACTCTAGGCTTTTTCACGGGGCAGGGATAGTTGCTCTTGGCCAGTTATTTGATGAGATATTTTACACATTTGACATAGATGATAGTGAAATATCGTTTTGTGAATGTGCAAAGAAAAAGCTCGAAAGATTGAAACCATTTTGTAACTGGAGTTCGGGCTTTTGGGATTTTGGCTTAGACCCTGACGGGCAACCTATAGTGAAAAAATGGAATCAAATCCAAAATTTATCGCAAGATATTAGCTTAGTAACGGACTATCTGGTGCGTTTATACGACTTACAAGAAAGAGAGGTTGTACTTGTTAAAAGTCAATGA
- the queE gene encoding 7-carboxy-7-deazaguanine synthase QueE — translation MLKVNEIFETIQGEGVYTGVPSIFLRLQGCPVGCAWCDTKHTWDVELSNEVSLTEIVTKQQDSSLWSNTSASELIEYFKQTWTAKHVVITGGEPCMYDLTALTMKLEQEGFSCQIETSGTFEVKTSEATWVTVSPKVNMKGGFKVLGSAVGRANEIKHPVGTEKDIENLKRMLEEHSTRDDVVVALQPISQKDRATELCIHHCIVNNWRLSIQTHKYLQIA, via the coding sequence TTGTTAAAAGTCAATGAAATATTTGAAACAATTCAGGGTGAAGGGGTATATACAGGCGTCCCTTCCATTTTTCTTCGTTTGCAAGGATGCCCAGTAGGATGTGCATGGTGTGATACAAAGCATACTTGGGATGTGGAACTAAGCAATGAGGTAAGTTTGACTGAAATCGTGACCAAACAGCAGGATTCCTCACTTTGGTCTAATACGAGTGCATCTGAGTTAATTGAGTATTTTAAACAAACATGGACCGCCAAACATGTTGTGATTACAGGCGGAGAACCATGTATGTATGACCTGACCGCTTTGACTATGAAGTTGGAACAAGAAGGTTTCTCGTGTCAGATTGAGACTAGCGGTACATTTGAGGTCAAAACGTCGGAAGCAACATGGGTAACAGTATCTCCGAAGGTCAATATGAAGGGCGGTTTTAAAGTGCTTGGTTCTGCGGTTGGGCGTGCTAATGAAATTAAGCATCCAGTAGGAACCGAGAAAGATATTGAGAACCTCAAACGTATGCTAGAAGAGCACTCTACTCGGGACGATGTCGTTGTTGCTTTGCAGCCGATTAGTCAAAAAGATAGAGCCACTGAGTTGTGTATACATCACTGCATTGTAAACAATTGGCGTTTGTCTATTCAAACACACAAATACCTACAAATTGCTTAG
- the queC gene encoding 7-cyano-7-deazaguanine synthase QueC has protein sequence MKKAVVVFSGGQDSTTCLIKAMKEYDEVHAITFDYGQRHKLEIEVAKTIAKELGVKAHKVLDVSLLNELAISSLTRDDIPVSHELQSNGLPNSFVPGRNILFLTLAGIYAYQIGAVSVITGVCETDFSGYPDCRNSFVKAMENALQQGMEYGLSLVTPLMWIDKAQTWALADKYEHLEFVKNKTLTCYNGVIGSGCGDCPSCKLRSEGLDAYEKNKEHYLGTV, from the coding sequence ATGAAAAAAGCTGTCGTTGTTTTTAGTGGTGGACAAGATTCAACCACATGTTTGATTAAGGCAATGAAAGAATATGATGAAGTCCATGCTATTACTTTTGATTATGGGCAAAGACATAAACTTGAAATTGAAGTCGCAAAAACGATTGCTAAAGAGTTAGGAGTGAAAGCTCATAAGGTATTAGATGTATCACTGCTCAATGAGTTAGCTATTAGTTCCCTTACTCGAGATGATATTCCCGTTTCTCATGAGCTTCAGAGCAACGGTCTGCCAAATTCGTTTGTCCCTGGGCGCAATATTTTGTTTTTAACTCTAGCTGGTATTTATGCTTATCAAATAGGTGCAGTTTCAGTCATTACTGGTGTTTGTGAAACCGATTTTTCTGGCTACCCGGATTGTCGCAATTCATTTGTTAAAGCAATGGAAAATGCGTTGCAGCAAGGTATGGAATATGGATTATCACTAGTAACCCCTTTAATGTGGATAGATAAGGCGCAAACTTGGGCTTTAGCGGATAAATACGAGCATCTAGAGTTTGTGAAGAACAAAACATTAACTTGTTACAATGGGGTTATTGGCAGTGGTTGCGGTGATTGTCCTTCATGCAAATTAAGAAGTGAAGGCTTAGATGCTTACGAAAAAAATAAAGAACACTATTTGGGAACAGTGTAA
- the folE gene encoding GTP cyclohydrolase I FolE codes for MNAISPEAQMVRQALLENGLETPMFDNDLSSKDRFEIIENATRDILSALSLDLHDDSLADTPKRVAKMYIEEIFSGLSYENFPKITTIDNKMAIDEEIVVKDISFTSTCEHHLVTIDGMATVGYIPNDKVIGLSKINRLVRFFSQRPQVQERLTSQIFVALKTLLEVEDVYVKLEATHYCVKSRGIRDTTSSTTTVKSGGKFKK; via the coding sequence ATGAATGCAATTAGCCCAGAAGCGCAAATGGTCCGTCAAGCGTTACTAGAAAATGGACTTGAAACGCCGATGTTTGACAATGACTTAAGCTCAAAAGATAGATTTGAAATCATTGAGAATGCGACCAGAGATATACTTAGTGCACTATCATTAGATTTACATGATGATAGCCTTGCTGATACGCCCAAACGTGTCGCAAAAATGTACATTGAAGAGATTTTCTCAGGCTTGAGTTATGAGAACTTTCCTAAGATAACAACAATTGATAACAAGATGGCTATTGATGAGGAAATCGTAGTGAAAGATATCTCTTTTACTAGCACTTGTGAGCATCATTTGGTGACTATTGATGGAATGGCAACTGTCGGCTATATACCTAATGATAAGGTGATTGGTTTGTCAAAAATCAATCGTTTGGTTCGCTTTTTCTCTCAGAGACCTCAGGTTCAAGAGCGATTAACTTCTCAGATTTTTGTAGCCCTTAAAACCCTGCTAGAGGTTGAAGATGTTTACGTTAAACTTGAAGCCACTCATTATTGCGTAAAGAGTCGAGGTATCAGGGACACGACAAGTTCTACAACAACAGTAAAATCTGGTGGTAAATTTAAGAAGTAA